In a genomic window of Argonema galeatum A003/A1:
- a CDS encoding MGH1-like glycoside hydrolase domain-containing protein → MTQEEKRLAEARKRKGHWRRWGPYLSDRQWGTVREDYSNDGSAWDYFTHDQARSRAYRWGEDGIAGISDNHQRLCFALAFWNGEDPILKERLFGLTGNEGNHGEDVKEYYFYIDSTPTHSYMKCLYKYPHQAFPYDQLVEENRRLTRKDPEFELLDTGVFDDDRYFDVFVEYAKNSPDDILIKISVANRGQEAKTLHLLPTLWFRNTWAWNGNKDKPFLKVSKAETQFSVIEASHPELGERWLYCNDLTEFLFTENETNNCRLFDVSNPSNYVKDGINDYIVYGHKSAINPNKIGTKVAANYLLNIGAGETKIIQLRLTESANLAQPFGTEFDTIFQNRQQEADQFYQRISPSSLTEDERNVQRQAFAGMLWSKQYYHYVVEEWLNGDMAAPAPPQDRKKGRNCEWFHLYNDDILSMPDKWEYPWFAAWDLAFHVIPLATIDPDFAKKQLDLLTREWYMHPNGQIPAYEWKFSDVNPPVHAWAAWRIYKIEEKMYGRADKHFLERVFQKLLLNFTWWVNRKDIEGKNVFQGGFLGLDNIGVFDRSSELPTGGHIDQSDGTSWMGMYCLNMLAIALELAKTNSTYEDIASKFFEHFLYIADAMNNLGDVEASLWDEEDGFYYDVLHLTENRHLTLKVRSMVGLIPLFAVETLEPETIKQLPGFKKRLEWFIRNRPDLKQNVACMETPGIGATRLLAIVYRSKLKRILQKLLDETEFFGDYGIRALSKYHAKHPYVFNIDGCEFRVDYEPAESSSSLFGGNSNWRGPVWFPVNYLIIESLHKFHSYLGDDFKIECPTGSGQEMTLGEVADELSRRLTRIFLKDSSGDRPVYGRIQKLQTDPHWRDYILFYEYFNGDNGSGLGASHQTGWTGLVAELIQQCGEFMLKIKEL, encoded by the coding sequence ATGACTCAGGAAGAAAAAAGGTTAGCAGAAGCACGGAAACGGAAAGGGCACTGGCGCAGGTGGGGGCCATATTTGAGCGATCGTCAATGGGGAACAGTCCGTGAAGATTACAGTAATGACGGCTCAGCTTGGGACTATTTTACCCACGATCAAGCTCGCTCTCGCGCCTATCGCTGGGGAGAAGATGGAATTGCCGGAATTTCCGATAACCATCAGCGTTTGTGTTTTGCTCTTGCTTTTTGGAATGGCGAAGATCCCATCTTGAAAGAAAGACTTTTTGGCTTAACGGGAAATGAAGGCAATCACGGAGAAGATGTCAAGGAATATTACTTTTATATAGACAGCACCCCCACTCATTCCTATATGAAATGTCTTTATAAATATCCGCACCAAGCTTTTCCTTATGACCAATTGGTAGAAGAAAATCGTCGTCTCACCCGGAAAGACCCAGAATTTGAACTGCTCGACACAGGTGTTTTTGATGATGACCGTTACTTTGATGTTTTCGTAGAGTATGCCAAGAACTCTCCAGACGATATTTTAATTAAAATTAGTGTTGCCAATCGAGGCCAAGAAGCGAAGACCCTACATCTTTTACCCACTCTTTGGTTTCGTAACACTTGGGCCTGGAATGGAAATAAAGATAAGCCATTTCTGAAAGTCAGCAAAGCAGAAACTCAATTCAGTGTCATAGAAGCATCGCATCCAGAACTGGGTGAAAGATGGCTTTATTGTAACGATTTAACGGAATTTTTATTTACAGAAAACGAAACGAACAATTGTAGATTATTTGATGTTAGCAATCCTTCTAATTATGTCAAAGATGGAATTAACGATTATATTGTCTACGGTCACAAATCGGCGATTAATCCCAATAAAATCGGTACGAAAGTAGCAGCAAATTATTTATTAAACATCGGTGCAGGTGAAACTAAAATAATCCAACTGCGACTGACTGAATCTGCCAATTTAGCGCAGCCTTTTGGCACAGAATTTGATACTATTTTTCAAAATCGCCAGCAAGAAGCGGATCAATTTTATCAACGCATTAGTCCATCATCTCTGACAGAAGACGAGCGAAATGTGCAGCGACAAGCTTTTGCAGGAATGTTGTGGAGTAAGCAATATTATCACTATGTTGTAGAAGAGTGGTTAAATGGTGATATGGCTGCTCCAGCGCCACCACAAGACCGGAAGAAAGGGAGAAATTGCGAGTGGTTTCATCTCTATAACGATGATATTCTGTCGATGCCGGATAAATGGGAATATCCTTGGTTTGCAGCTTGGGATTTAGCTTTTCACGTCATTCCGTTGGCGACGATCGATCCTGATTTTGCTAAAAAGCAATTGGATCTATTAACTCGTGAATGGTATATGCACCCCAACGGTCAAATTCCAGCGTATGAGTGGAAATTTAGCGATGTAAATCCGCCCGTTCATGCTTGGGCTGCATGGCGTATTTATAAGATAGAAGAAAAAATGTATGGACGGGCAGATAAACATTTTTTGGAGCGAGTATTTCAAAAGTTGCTGCTCAATTTTACTTGGTGGGTGAATCGGAAGGATATAGAGGGTAAAAATGTTTTTCAGGGTGGATTTTTAGGATTAGATAATATTGGGGTTTTTGATAGAAGTTCAGAACTTCCTACTGGCGGACATATTGACCAGTCAGATGGTACAAGTTGGATGGGTATGTACTGTCTGAATATGCTTGCGATCGCACTCGAACTAGCTAAAACAAATTCGACTTACGAAGACATCGCTAGCAAATTTTTCGAGCATTTCCTCTACATAGCTGACGCGATGAATAACTTGGGAGATGTAGAGGCGTCACTCTGGGATGAAGAGGATGGTTTTTACTATGATGTTCTGCATTTAACCGAAAATCGCCATTTAACTTTGAAAGTGCGTTCAATGGTTGGGCTGATTCCGCTTTTCGCCGTTGAAACACTTGAACCGGAAACTATAAAGCAGCTTCCAGGCTTTAAAAAACGGCTGGAATGGTTTATTAGAAATCGTCCCGATTTGAAACAAAATGTCGCTTGCATGGAAACACCTGGTATTGGTGCCACAAGACTGCTAGCAATTGTCTATCGGAGTAAATTGAAGCGTATTCTCCAAAAATTGCTTGATGAAACAGAGTTTTTTGGCGATTATGGCATCCGCGCCCTTTCTAAATATCACGCCAAACATCCTTATGTTTTTAATATAGATGGATGTGAGTTCCGGGTAGATTACGAACCAGCCGAATCTAGCAGCAGCCTTTTTGGGGGAAATTCCAATTGGCGCGGCCCAGTTTGGTTCCCAGTCAATTATCTGATTATTGAATCGCTGCACAAGTTTCATTCTTACCTGGGAGATGATTTTAAAATCGAGTGTCCGACAGGTTCTGGTCAAGAAATGACGCTTGGGGAAGTTGCAGATGAATTGTCTCGCAGACTAACAAGAATTTTTCTTAAAGATTCCTCTGGCGATCGGCCCGTTTACGGTCGGATTCAAAAATTACAAACTGACCCTCATTGGCGCGATTACATTCTTTTCTATGAATACTTTAACGGCGATAACGGTAGCGGACTTGGTGCGAGTCATCAAACTGGATGGACGGGTTTAGTTGCAGAATTGATTCAACAGTGCGGAGAATTTATGCTAAAAATAAAGGAGCTTTAA
- a CDS encoding response regulator transcription factor, translated as MTAHILLVEDEVKLARFVELELSYEGHRVSVFHDGIAGLGAVREEKPDLVILDWMLPGISGLEICRRLRTTGDKVPIILLTAKDEVTDRVAGLDAGADDYVVKPFSVEELLARVRAHLRRTQESNADLIQFADLSLNRSSRQVYRGDRAIELTAKEFDLLEYLLVHPQQVITRDRILEQVWGYDFMGDSNIIEVYIRYLRLKLEANNESRLIQTVRGIGYVLRE; from the coding sequence ATGACGGCGCACATCTTATTGGTTGAAGATGAAGTCAAACTGGCTCGATTTGTAGAACTGGAGCTAAGCTATGAAGGGCATCGAGTCAGCGTTTTTCATGATGGAATCGCTGGTTTGGGGGCGGTACGGGAGGAGAAACCGGATTTGGTGATTCTCGATTGGATGCTTCCGGGAATATCGGGTTTGGAAATTTGTCGTCGCCTGCGAACTACTGGCGATAAAGTGCCGATTATTTTATTAACCGCTAAAGATGAAGTGACCGATCGCGTTGCGGGTTTGGATGCTGGTGCTGATGACTACGTGGTCAAACCCTTCAGCGTCGAGGAATTGCTAGCCAGAGTGCGCGCACATCTGCGAAGAACCCAGGAATCAAACGCGGATCTGATCCAATTTGCTGACTTAAGTTTAAACCGCAGCTCGCGGCAGGTCTATCGGGGTGACCGCGCGATCGAATTAACCGCCAAAGAATTCGACCTATTGGAATACTTACTCGTGCATCCCCAACAAGTGATAACGCGCGATCGTATTTTAGAACAAGTTTGGGGTTATGATTTTATGGGTGATTCCAACATCATCGAAGTTTATATCCGCTACTTACGCCTCAAACTAGAAGCAAACAACGAGTCGCGCCTGATTCAAACTGTGCGGGGTATAGGCTACGTCTTGCGGGAATGA
- a CDS encoding cation:proton antiporter, with protein sequence MFLVTIAAGIGIEENLKQFILVLLVSLSVATLSQSVSWFRQIPYTLLLVIAGLGLAFIDVRLVNLSPPLILFIFLPPLLFEAAWNMQWPALKRDLVPISIYAVFGVVISVAGTALALWQLAGISLATALLIGASVSATDPVSVIALFRELGVEKRLSMLMEGESLFNDGIAVVAFTFLVGFSFGTTEFTIQSLIVEFLTFVGIGIGVGIFIGFGISYLTQRFDLPFVEQSITLISAYGAYLVAEDLGGSGVIAVVITGLILGNFGSRIGMNPRTRVVVTEFWEFVAFFLNSIVFLLIGDQISFAGLGENLGSIAIAIAAVILTRALAIYGLGGLCNWLAKSEISLPDQTVLWWGGLRGSVSIALALSIPTGLPNREATIAIVFGVVLFTLLVQGVTTKTLLEKLGLLSDRTQRQEYLEAIARRVTINRILNHLSQAAISPEIEPEYYQQLTDRLQEQLDSVQKEIDQLYARHPQIQEFTVDQLQKDLVAIEDDTYAEFVRKGWLNESPSSLLDDVFKQESAIPAEGK encoded by the coding sequence ATGTTCCTAGTGACGATCGCTGCCGGAATTGGCATTGAGGAAAATCTCAAGCAATTCATACTGGTGCTTTTAGTTTCCTTGAGTGTGGCGACGCTATCCCAAAGCGTTAGTTGGTTTCGGCAAATTCCCTACACTTTACTGCTGGTAATTGCGGGGTTGGGTTTAGCCTTTATCGATGTCCGGCTAGTTAACCTTTCCCCCCCACTAATCCTGTTCATTTTTTTACCCCCCCTGCTATTTGAAGCGGCATGGAATATGCAATGGCCCGCCCTGAAACGGGATTTGGTGCCGATTAGTATTTACGCTGTTTTTGGGGTGGTTATTTCCGTTGCTGGTACAGCTTTAGCGCTATGGCAACTAGCTGGAATTTCACTTGCTACAGCTTTGTTGATAGGCGCTAGCGTTTCCGCAACAGATCCGGTTTCTGTGATTGCGCTATTCCGAGAATTAGGAGTTGAAAAACGCCTCTCTATGCTCATGGAGGGAGAGAGTTTATTTAATGACGGCATTGCTGTAGTCGCCTTTACGTTTTTAGTAGGATTTTCTTTTGGAACCACTGAATTTACCATCCAGTCTCTAATAGTTGAATTCTTGACTTTTGTGGGGATTGGGATTGGTGTGGGAATCTTCATCGGTTTCGGCATATCCTACCTCACTCAACGATTCGATCTGCCATTCGTTGAGCAATCAATCACCTTAATTTCGGCCTATGGGGCCTATTTGGTTGCCGAGGACTTGGGTGGATCTGGAGTGATTGCAGTTGTTATTACTGGTTTGATATTGGGGAATTTCGGCTCCCGCATTGGCATGAATCCGCGCACGCGGGTTGTTGTGACTGAATTTTGGGAGTTTGTCGCTTTTTTCCTCAATTCAATTGTTTTTCTCTTAATTGGCGACCAGATCAGCTTTGCCGGTTTGGGAGAGAATTTAGGCTCAATTGCTATAGCGATCGCAGCTGTAATCCTGACGCGAGCATTAGCAATTTACGGGCTAGGAGGATTGTGTAATTGGTTAGCAAAATCCGAAATTTCTTTACCAGATCAAACGGTGCTATGGTGGGGAGGCTTACGGGGTTCTGTATCTATTGCCTTGGCATTAAGTATACCAACTGGATTGCCTAATCGGGAAGCAACGATCGCGATTGTATTTGGAGTAGTGTTATTTACCCTGTTGGTACAAGGTGTAACAACTAAAACTTTGCTGGAAAAGTTGGGGCTATTAAGCGATCGCACGCAGCGTCAGGAATACCTGGAAGCGATCGCCCGTCGCGTTACTATCAATAGAATTTTAAACCACCTATCCCAAGCAGCTATTAGTCCAGAAATCGAACCCGAATATTATCAGCAACTGACAGATCGCCTTCAAGAACAACTAGATAGCGTTCAGAAAGAAATCGACCAGCTGTACGCTCGACATCCTCAGATACAAGAGTTTACCGTTGATCAACTGCAAAAAGATCTTGTAGCCATTGAAGACGATACCTATGCTGAATTTGTCCGCAAAGGTTGGTTAAACGAATCTCCCTCTTCCCTATTGGACGATGTATTTAAACAAGAGAGCGCGATTCCAGCGGAAGGCAAATAG
- a CDS encoding ATP-binding protein: MSLSPIRIRWNSIHTKLLASYLALTALGTSVLAGYILMSFHAYFMRSRQADLDAWSTALSETLADALEENKLERVNVTVQRYGAPETITLRVFAPDGRLLSTSAPDIDRQVTNWLEVPGMREAFKNKMMQGIAKGVLTKDDRLYVARPIYRNGRLLGVLRMSITLKQFQRQFQTIIWTILGTLVLTFILCAAISEYLTRNIARPIQAMCNFAIRMGGGHFGDKLNIGQGDEVGQLAAELNRMSVRLASLDNERRAFLASVSHELRTPVSNVFVTLEALSNGAAEEPELRDRFIQTAQDETKRLSRLIHDLLDLGRLEAGITALEQQTVKLKSLINRAVQAMETRMKSSSVGINLDVADIELQGDPERLLQAFLNVLDNAIKFSGPNSKVFICAYKESSEVMVKFRDQGLGITDSDMPHIFEQFYTADRSRKGSGTGLGLAIARRIVEAHGGSITATSNGKGQGATLTICLPLESRSLV; encoded by the coding sequence ATGAGTTTGTCCCCAATTCGGATTAGATGGAATTCCATTCACACAAAACTCTTAGCCAGCTACCTGGCACTCACAGCATTGGGGACATCCGTCCTAGCAGGCTACATATTGATGTCTTTTCATGCCTATTTTATGAGAAGCAGGCAGGCTGATTTAGATGCCTGGAGTACTGCCCTAAGCGAAACTTTAGCTGATGCCCTAGAGGAGAATAAATTAGAGCGGGTGAACGTGACAGTGCAACGTTACGGGGCACCGGAAACAATCACTTTGCGCGTTTTTGCGCCAGATGGTCGCCTGCTGTCAACTTCTGCGCCCGACATAGACCGGCAGGTAACCAACTGGTTGGAGGTTCCTGGAATGAGGGAAGCGTTTAAAAATAAGATGATGCAAGGGATTGCTAAAGGTGTACTGACAAAAGATGACAGGTTGTACGTAGCACGCCCTATATACCGCAACGGTCGCCTACTGGGTGTCTTGCGGATGTCGATAACGCTCAAGCAGTTCCAGCGTCAGTTTCAAACAATTATTTGGACAATTTTAGGAACGCTAGTCCTGACTTTTATTCTCTGTGCAGCGATCAGCGAATACCTTACCCGCAATATTGCCAGACCGATTCAGGCAATGTGCAACTTCGCCATCCGCATGGGTGGAGGTCATTTTGGCGACAAACTGAACATCGGTCAAGGCGATGAGGTGGGCCAATTAGCGGCTGAGCTGAACCGAATGAGTGTGCGACTAGCTTCTCTGGATAATGAGCGTAGAGCATTTCTGGCTAGCGTATCTCACGAGTTGCGTACTCCTGTCAGTAATGTATTTGTGACGCTGGAAGCACTGAGCAATGGAGCCGCTGAGGAGCCGGAATTGCGCGATCGCTTCATCCAGACTGCACAGGACGAGACAAAGCGGTTGTCGCGTCTAATTCACGACCTGCTAGACCTGGGACGACTAGAAGCGGGTATAACAGCCCTAGAACAGCAAACTGTGAAATTGAAATCCCTCATCAATCGTGCCGTACAAGCGATGGAAACCCGGATGAAATCTAGCAGTGTTGGTATCAATCTAGATGTTGCTGACATTGAGTTACAGGGCGATCCAGAACGGCTGCTGCAAGCTTTTTTAAATGTACTGGACAACGCGATTAAATTTTCAGGGCCGAATTCTAAAGTCTTTATCTGTGCATATAAAGAAAGCAGTGAGGTTATGGTAAAATTTCGCGACCAAGGGCTGGGTATCACCGACAGCGATATGCCTCATATTTTTGAACAGTTTTATACAGCCGATCGATCGCGCAAAGGTAGTGGGACTGGCTTGGGGTTGGCGATCGCACGGCGAATTGTGGAAGCGCATGGCGGAAGTATTACCGCTACCAGTAATGGTAAAGGCCAGGGGGCAACATTAACTATTTGCCTTCCGCTGGAATCGCGCTCTCTTGTTTAA
- a CDS encoding response regulator transcription factor — MPHVLLIDDEEALRASLTYSLVKEGYQVTTAPDGMTALKLFHKQVPDVIILDLMLPGIDGMEICWRLRAYSDVPIVMLTAKDQDIDKIWGLEAGADDYVTKPFNTRELLARIKAVLRRRAGDRNPVQED; from the coding sequence ATGCCGCACGTCTTATTAATCGATGATGAAGAAGCGTTACGTGCCAGCCTCACCTACTCTTTAGTAAAAGAAGGCTACCAGGTAACAACTGCACCAGATGGAATGACCGCACTCAAACTGTTTCACAAACAAGTGCCAGATGTGATTATTTTAGACTTGATGCTACCGGGAATAGATGGCATGGAGATCTGCTGGCGTTTGAGGGCATATTCTGATGTACCCATAGTCATGCTGACAGCGAAAGATCAGGACATTGACAAAATCTGGGGGTTAGAAGCAGGTGCAGATGACTATGTAACCAAACCATTCAACACTCGCGAACTCTTGGCACGGATAAAAGCCGTCCTACGCCGTCGCGCTGGCGATCGAAACCCGGTGCAGGAAGATTGA